A window of the Bufo gargarizans isolate SCDJY-AF-19 chromosome 1, ASM1485885v1, whole genome shotgun sequence genome harbors these coding sequences:
- the LOC122935681 gene encoding cytochrome c oxidase subunit 7C, mitochondrial, with product MFGQAVRRFTSSAVRRSGHYEEGPGKNIPFSVENKWRLLGLMTVFFGSGFTFPFIIVRHQLLKK from the exons ATGTTCGGTCAGGCTGTCCGTAGGTTCACCTCCTCTGCCGTCCGCCGAAGCGGCCACTATGAGGAAGGCCCAGGCAAG AACATTCCCTTTTCTGTTGAGAACAAGTGGAGACTTCTTGGACTGATGACGGTTTTCTTCGGCAGTGGATTCACCTTTCCCTTTATCATTGTCAGACATCAGTTGTTGAAAAAGTAA